A single region of the Halorussus gelatinilyticus genome encodes:
- a CDS encoding CHRD domain-containing protein: MTHVTRRRYLAALGSGALGTAALGPAVRASRRPDAEAFGAEAFGAWLTGANEVPPVETDAFGFAGFRLARDRSHIDYRLVVAGIENVEESHVHKGPPDLNGNVVAYLFGPAQDPVDETGLLASGRLTDDDMIWPLTDVAGMAEQMRAANVYVNVHTTAHPSGEIRGQIRPLSLGDGASASAGRRE, from the coding sequence ATGACACACGTTACCAGACGACGCTACCTCGCGGCGCTCGGAAGCGGCGCGCTCGGAACCGCTGCACTCGGACCTGCGGTTCGAGCGTCTCGACGCCCCGACGCCGAGGCCTTCGGTGCGGAGGCCTTCGGCGCGTGGCTGACCGGCGCAAACGAGGTCCCGCCGGTCGAGACCGACGCGTTCGGCTTCGCGGGCTTCCGACTCGCACGCGACCGGTCGCACATCGACTACCGACTGGTCGTCGCCGGAATCGAGAACGTCGAGGAGTCCCACGTCCACAAGGGACCGCCGGACCTGAACGGCAACGTCGTGGCGTACCTCTTCGGCCCGGCGCAGGACCCGGTAGACGAAACGGGTCTCCTCGCGTCCGGCAGACTGACCGACGACGACATGATTTGGCCGCTGACCGACGTGGCCGGAATGGCCGAGCAGATGCGCGCGGCGAACGTCTACGTCAACGTCCACACGACCGCCCACCCGTCGGGCGAAATCCGGGGCCAGATACGACCGCTCTCGCTCGGTGACGGCGCGTCGGCGTCGGCGGGACGGCGCGAGTAG
- a CDS encoding PLP-dependent cysteine synthase family protein codes for MRDSILDVVGSPLVKVASPEGATVAAKVEGFNPGGSAKDRPAREMIAAAERAGEITPGDRLVEPTSGNTGIGLAVAAAARGYDLTIVMPASKSPERRKLLKAYGADLELVDGEMESARERADRLAEQEGVVQMGQFENPANAEAHYRTTAEEILEQVEGREIDAFVAGVGTGGTITGTASRLLEEFPEMEVVAVEPERNAVLTKELGEGSSDESDGGLSTGESGDDYQGMGPGFVSDLLDTDLLDSVETVALEDAEEEARRLAREEGILVGQSSGAASVAARRVADRLAEPELNCPEAPEELTDLLAEDGEADTAGGTGTGGAAPEIQPDGGALDGYDDCPLVVTVFPDSGERYLSTGMFD; via the coding sequence ATGAGAGACTCTATCCTGGACGTGGTGGGGTCGCCGCTCGTCAAGGTCGCCTCACCCGAAGGCGCGACGGTCGCGGCCAAAGTCGAGGGGTTCAACCCTGGCGGGTCCGCGAAGGACCGACCCGCCCGCGAGATGATCGCGGCCGCCGAGCGCGCCGGCGAGATAACGCCGGGCGACCGCCTCGTGGAACCGACCAGCGGGAACACCGGCATCGGTCTCGCGGTCGCGGCCGCGGCGCGGGGCTACGACCTGACCATCGTGATGCCGGCCTCCAAGTCGCCCGAGCGCCGGAAACTGCTGAAGGCCTACGGCGCGGACCTCGAACTCGTGGACGGCGAGATGGAGAGCGCCCGCGAGCGCGCCGACCGCTTGGCGGAACAGGAGGGCGTCGTCCAGATGGGCCAGTTCGAGAACCCCGCGAACGCCGAGGCCCACTACCGGACCACGGCCGAGGAGATTCTCGAACAGGTCGAGGGCCGCGAAATCGACGCCTTCGTCGCCGGCGTGGGAACCGGAGGAACCATCACCGGCACCGCCTCGCGCCTCTTGGAGGAGTTCCCCGAGATGGAGGTCGTCGCGGTCGAACCCGAGCGGAACGCCGTCCTCACGAAGGAACTGGGTGAGGGCTCGTCGGACGAGTCAGACGGCGGCCTCTCGACCGGCGAGTCCGGCGACGACTATCAAGGGATGGGACCGGGGTTCGTCAGCGACTTGCTGGACACCGACCTGCTCGATTCCGTCGAAACGGTCGCGCTCGAAGACGCGGAGGAAGAAGCCCGCCGACTCGCCCGCGAGGAGGGCATCCTCGTCGGCCAGTCGTCGGGCGCGGCGTCGGTCGCGGCCCGTCGGGTCGCCGACCGCCTCGCCGAACCCGAACTCAACTGCCCGGAGGCCCCCGAGGAACTCACGGACCTGCTCGCTGAGGACGGCGAGGCCGACACCGCCGGCGGAACGGGAACCGGCGGCGCGGCGCCCGAAATACAGCCCGACGGCGGCGCGCTCGACGGTTACGACGACTGCCCGCTGGTCGTGACGGTGTTCCCCGACAGCGGCGAGCGATACCTCTCGACCGGGATGTTCGACTGA
- a CDS encoding CHAT domain-containing protein, with amino-acid sequence MRPRIDSLGDPTGVEIVDLIESHRFLLYTPKAVSPTPTDTERFVYPVTVACRFTTSDLRLSYPVPVGVRRREGREYICDVTYGAAREFEAGAYVIEIPGPPKLYLHVESALTVDATNGETRIAFGGETTVVVGTRSSHESPAATITVPDDPASVMRGVSRFGSALKTTSPERSWPTLRGHPPRVERGDELRIPDELEAIDTGVTIRVPADYEHVFPVASLAYYLGAAVSQGDRPRLTTKNGFSYPLGGGADFEEEVARVLRQVFVLDCATRTEGFHPADLAERRLVESVVDLDFAALYDAPLAERLETYLSVPETLVDDVKPTWGRETYVRPVADGIESLPYVARDLSVVRVKSPASTDTSRSRRSGREALHSFKRSGMESDHSQSVDADEAATGVPAPDEYVPLPTHDGLERAWVGDGTPVHGAKLHPEAFRHERTDSTDGVIDVTVVCNDEEMREELNAVSEVYGSREVVPFDVDFRVGVPTEELRALLAADNDLFHFIGHVDGRGLECPDGVLDAETLSENGATAVLLNACRSHDQGVALVEAGAHAAIVSWGDVGNLGAMEVGETFAKLLNYGFSVGSALELVEEYTSIGRHYVTIGNPNVTVAQCEDGLPVVYEVLSGEVPKSGEIDIELTAYPAPTFSIGAAVSYHFRGADDPEFFTAPAIARFTNEVEEIVEEVATLATPMIVDDELRWTDELFSEDGTTR; translated from the coding sequence ATGCGTCCACGAATCGATTCACTCGGCGACCCGACCGGCGTAGAGATAGTCGATCTCATCGAGAGTCACCGCTTCCTCCTGTACACGCCGAAGGCGGTGTCGCCGACTCCGACCGACACCGAGCGATTCGTCTACCCCGTGACGGTCGCCTGCCGATTTACGACGTCCGACCTCCGGCTCTCGTATCCCGTCCCGGTCGGCGTCCGACGACGCGAGGGGCGAGAATACATCTGTGATGTCACTTACGGAGCGGCACGCGAATTCGAGGCTGGGGCCTACGTGATCGAAATTCCGGGGCCGCCGAAACTCTACCTGCACGTGGAATCGGCGCTGACGGTCGACGCGACGAACGGAGAGACCCGAATCGCATTCGGCGGGGAGACGACCGTCGTCGTCGGCACACGGTCCTCGCACGAGTCGCCAGCGGCCACGATTACCGTCCCGGACGACCCGGCGTCGGTGATGCGTGGAGTCTCGAGATTCGGATCCGCCCTGAAGACCACATCGCCGGAGCGGTCGTGGCCGACGCTCCGTGGCCACCCGCCCCGCGTCGAGCGTGGCGATGAACTGCGGATTCCCGACGAGCTCGAGGCCATCGATACGGGCGTCACCATCCGAGTTCCCGCAGACTACGAACACGTCTTCCCGGTCGCGTCCTTGGCGTACTACCTCGGTGCCGCCGTCTCGCAGGGCGACCGACCACGGCTGACCACGAAGAACGGGTTCTCGTACCCCTTGGGTGGCGGTGCCGACTTCGAAGAAGAGGTGGCTCGCGTGCTTCGGCAAGTCTTCGTTCTGGACTGCGCGACTCGCACTGAGGGGTTCCATCCGGCGGACCTCGCCGAACGCCGCCTCGTCGAGTCCGTCGTCGACCTCGACTTCGCGGCGCTGTACGACGCACCGCTCGCCGAGCGTCTGGAGACGTACTTGTCCGTCCCCGAGACGCTGGTGGACGACGTCAAACCGACGTGGGGGCGCGAAACGTACGTGCGTCCGGTCGCAGACGGTATCGAATCCCTGCCTTACGTGGCTCGCGATCTCTCGGTCGTCCGAGTCAAATCGCCCGCATCCACGGATACGAGCCGAAGCCGGAGGTCCGGTCGCGAGGCACTGCACTCCTTCAAGCGCAGCGGGATGGAGTCCGACCATAGCCAATCGGTCGATGCCGACGAGGCAGCGACGGGCGTTCCGGCCCCGGACGAGTACGTCCCCCTGCCGACGCATGACGGCTTGGAACGGGCGTGGGTCGGCGACGGGACGCCGGTCCACGGTGCGAAACTTCACCCCGAAGCGTTTCGCCACGAACGGACGGATTCGACGGACGGCGTCATCGACGTGACGGTCGTGTGCAACGACGAAGAGATGCGCGAAGAGTTGAACGCTGTCTCGGAGGTCTACGGGAGCCGAGAGGTCGTTCCCTTCGACGTCGATTTCCGAGTCGGAGTCCCAACCGAGGAACTCCGAGCACTGTTGGCGGCCGACAACGACCTGTTCCACTTCATCGGCCACGTCGACGGTCGCGGTCTCGAGTGTCCTGACGGCGTTCTCGACGCCGAGACGCTCTCGGAAAACGGAGCGACGGCAGTACTTCTCAACGCCTGCCGGTCGCACGACCAAGGCGTCGCACTGGTGGAGGCCGGCGCTCACGCGGCCATCGTGAGTTGGGGCGACGTGGGGAACCTCGGCGCGATGGAGGTCGGCGAGACGTTCGCGAAACTACTAAACTACGGATTCAGCGTCGGTAGTGCCCTCGAATTGGTGGAGGAATACACGAGTATCGGTCGTCACTACGTCACGATTGGCAACCCCAACGTGACCGTGGCCCAGTGCGAGGACGGACTGCCGGTCGTCTACGAGGTTCTGTCGGGGGAGGTACCGAAATCGGGTGAGATAGATATCGAACTCACGGCCTATCCGGCGCCAACGTTTTCGATCGGCGCCGCGGTATCGTATCACTTCCGTGGTGCGGACGACCCCGAGTTTTTCACTGCACCGGCCATCGCTCGGTTCACGAACGAGGTCGAAGAGATTGTCGAGGAAGTCGCCACCTTGGCGACCCCTATGATTGTCGACGACGAACTCCGGTGGACCGACGAACTGTTCAGTGAGGACGGCACTACGAGGTGA
- a CDS encoding tRNA sulfurtransferase: MRQPGADTVLVRHADVGVKSGKVQAEMERRLRDNIEAIVRDRGIDAEVERRWSRILLHADADEIDAATDAAADTFGVRSASPAAVVPPEKGPIVDALARSAEANADATGDTFAVRARRAGTADAHPFTSEDLEREGGAAVFDALDDPEVDLTDPDTTFSVECRAEEAFVFTEKRPGPGGLPLGSQAKLVALVSGGIDSPVAAWEVMKRGAPIVPVYLELGDYGGPDHEARAMETVRRLADYAPNFDMRVRKVPAGDVMDLLAEEVGPARMLVYRRFMYRVAEHVAREVDATGIVTGEAIGQKSSQTARNLGATSQAADLPIHRPLLTMDKSAITERARDIGTFRDSTIPAGCNRIAPDYPETNATLEIVENAEPDDLFERAAEAAENATVVDV, translated from the coding sequence ATGCGACAACCGGGAGCCGACACCGTCCTCGTTCGCCACGCCGACGTGGGCGTCAAGAGCGGGAAGGTCCAAGCCGAGATGGAGCGACGGCTCCGGGACAACATCGAAGCCATCGTCCGCGACCGGGGAATCGACGCCGAGGTCGAGCGCCGCTGGTCGCGCATCCTGCTCCACGCCGACGCCGACGAAATCGACGCCGCGACCGACGCCGCCGCGGACACCTTCGGCGTGCGCTCGGCGAGTCCCGCCGCCGTCGTCCCGCCCGAGAAGGGACCCATCGTGGACGCGCTGGCCCGGAGCGCCGAGGCCAACGCCGACGCGACGGGCGACACCTTCGCCGTTCGCGCCCGGCGCGCGGGCACCGCCGACGCTCACCCGTTCACGAGCGAGGACTTGGAGCGGGAGGGCGGCGCGGCCGTGTTCGACGCGCTGGACGACCCCGAGGTTGACCTGACCGACCCCGACACGACCTTCTCCGTGGAGTGTCGCGCCGAGGAGGCGTTCGTCTTCACCGAGAAGCGGCCCGGTCCCGGCGGACTTCCGCTCGGGAGCCAAGCGAAACTGGTCGCGCTGGTCAGCGGCGGCATCGACTCGCCCGTCGCGGCGTGGGAGGTCATGAAGCGCGGCGCGCCAATCGTGCCGGTCTACCTCGAACTGGGCGACTACGGCGGCCCGGACCACGAGGCCCGCGCGATGGAGACCGTCCGACGACTCGCCGACTACGCGCCGAACTTCGACATGCGCGTCCGGAAGGTGCCCGCGGGCGACGTGATGGACCTGCTGGCCGAGGAGGTCGGCCCGGCGAGGATGCTGGTCTACCGGCGGTTCATGTACCGCGTCGCCGAACACGTCGCCCGCGAGGTGGACGCCACGGGCATCGTCACCGGCGAGGCCATCGGCCAGAAATCCTCCCAGACCGCCCGGAACCTCGGCGCGACGAGTCAGGCCGCCGACCTGCCGATTCACCGGCCGCTGTTGACGATGGACAAATCGGCCATCACGGAGCGCGCCCGCGACATCGGCACGTTCCGCGATTCGACGATTCCGGCGGGTTGTAACCGCATCGCTCCCGACTACCCCGAGACGAACGCGACGCTCGAAATCGTGGAGAACGCGGAACCCGACGACCTCTTCGAGCGGGCGGCGGAGGCGGCCGAGAACGCGACGGTCGTGGACGTCTGA
- a CDS encoding methionine adenosyltransferase has translation MTDRNIQVEPIDRPAVEDQEIEIVERKGLGHPDSISDGIAERVSQALANAYLDRVGKVLHYNTDETQLVAGRSNPQFGGGEMIEPIYLLIVGRATKEYGDQTIPTETIALEAARDYLSEHFPELEFGTDIIVDVKLGEGSGDLKEVFGEEGVTVPMANDTSFGVGHAPLTETEQIVLNAERRLNGEFAEDNPALGQDVKIMGKREGDQIDITVAAAMIDAYVEDRADYDDTVEAVREFVRDVAHEYTDRDVSVYVNTADGDGDDEESVYLTTTGTSAEMGDDGSVGRGNRSNGLITPNRSMSMEATSGKNPVNHIGKIYNLLGTEIAESVVAEVEGIRDLRIRLLSQIGRPIDQPHVADAEVVTEDGIAIADIEDEVTEIIDRELADVTSITQRVIDGELSTF, from the coding sequence ATGACTGACCGCAACATTCAGGTCGAACCCATCGACCGCCCCGCAGTCGAGGATCAAGAGATAGAAATCGTTGAGCGAAAGGGGCTCGGCCACCCCGACTCCATCAGCGACGGCATCGCCGAGCGCGTCTCGCAGGCCTTGGCGAACGCCTACCTCGACCGCGTGGGCAAGGTCCTCCACTACAACACCGACGAGACCCAACTCGTCGCCGGGCGCTCGAACCCCCAGTTCGGCGGCGGCGAGATGATAGAACCCATCTACCTCCTCATCGTCGGGCGCGCGACCAAGGAGTACGGCGACCAGACCATCCCGACCGAGACCATCGCGCTCGAAGCGGCCCGCGACTACCTCTCGGAACACTTCCCCGAGTTGGAGTTCGGCACCGACATCATCGTGGACGTGAAGTTGGGCGAGGGGAGCGGCGATTTGAAGGAGGTCTTCGGTGAGGAGGGCGTCACGGTTCCGATGGCCAACGACACGAGTTTCGGCGTCGGCCACGCGCCCCTGACCGAGACCGAGCAGATAGTGCTGAACGCCGAGCGCCGCCTCAACGGCGAGTTCGCCGAGGACAACCCCGCGCTCGGGCAGGACGTCAAGATAATGGGCAAGCGCGAGGGCGACCAGATAGACATCACCGTCGCAGCCGCGATGATAGACGCGTACGTCGAGGACCGCGCGGACTACGACGACACGGTAGAGGCGGTCCGCGAGTTCGTCCGCGACGTGGCCCACGAGTACACCGACCGCGACGTGAGCGTCTACGTCAACACCGCCGACGGCGACGGCGACGACGAAGAGAGCGTCTACCTGACCACGACCGGCACCAGCGCGGAGATGGGCGACGACGGCTCGGTCGGCCGCGGGAACCGCTCGAACGGTCTCATCACGCCCAACCGCTCGATGTCGATGGAAGCCACTTCGGGCAAGAACCCCGTCAACCACATCGGGAAGATTTACAACCTACTGGGCACCGAAATCGCCGAGTCGGTCGTCGCCGAGGTCGAGGGGATTCGCGACCTCCGGATTCGCCTGCTCAGCCAAATCGGTCGGCCCATCGACCAACCGCACGTCGCCGACGCCGAGGTGGTCACCGAGGACGGCATCGCCATCGCGGACATCGAGGACGAGGTGACCGAAATCATCGACCGCGAACTCGCCGACGTGACCTCTATCACCCAGCGGGTCATCGACGGCGAACTCTCGACGTTCTGA
- a CDS encoding Gfo/Idh/MocA family protein — protein sequence MSTTNEPVRVGFVGLGNIGHYHADRLVDLDGLDIVGGVDINPDARARFAEKYGVESYESYEDLYSAAVDAVVVTTPNKFHEEYAVAALRSGLDVLLEKPLAHSLESAERIAEAAHNAEGFCMVGFHNRFRNPVEVVKSYQEEGRFGRTRHVEANFIRRRGIPGRGSWFTNSEIAGGGALIDIGVHAIDLSMYFHDFPKVQEVSGTIRSQFGSRDDYAYLEMWGEDTQSGEFSVDDSVSAFIRCEGGKTIALEVAWAANRSPNEEYIVRGTEAGATFDKGDDTLTIHETGRQGTDHFSDSEIQTRHEDPHKAEQRIFFEAVRDGVAPTMNTVEQALEVQRIIDAIYRSHEEERAIQLG from the coding sequence ATGTCTACTACGAATGAGCCGGTCCGGGTCGGATTCGTCGGCTTGGGGAACATCGGTCACTACCACGCCGACCGTCTCGTCGACCTGGACGGCCTCGATATCGTGGGCGGCGTCGATATCAACCCGGACGCACGAGCGCGCTTCGCCGAGAAGTACGGCGTCGAGTCCTACGAGAGCTACGAGGACCTCTACAGCGCGGCGGTGGACGCGGTCGTCGTCACCACGCCGAACAAGTTCCACGAGGAGTACGCCGTCGCGGCCCTCCGGAGCGGACTCGACGTACTGCTCGAAAAGCCCCTCGCCCACTCGCTCGAAAGCGCCGAGCGCATCGCCGAGGCGGCCCACAACGCCGAGGGCTTCTGCATGGTCGGGTTCCACAACCGCTTCCGGAACCCGGTCGAGGTCGTGAAGAGCTATCAGGAGGAGGGGCGGTTCGGCCGCACTCGCCACGTCGAGGCGAACTTCATCCGCCGGCGCGGGATTCCGGGCCGCGGGTCGTGGTTCACCAACAGCGAGATAGCCGGCGGCGGCGCGCTCATCGACATCGGCGTCCACGCCATCGACCTCTCGATGTACTTCCACGACTTCCCGAAGGTGCAGGAGGTCTCGGGCACGATTCGCTCGCAATTCGGCTCGCGCGACGACTACGCCTACCTCGAAATGTGGGGCGAGGACACCCAGTCGGGCGAATTCTCGGTGGACGACTCGGTGAGCGCGTTCATCCGATGCGAGGGGGGCAAGACCATCGCACTGGAGGTCGCGTGGGCCGCCAACCGCTCGCCCAACGAGGAGTACATCGTCCGCGGGACGGAAGCCGGCGCGACTTTCGACAAGGGCGACGACACCCTGACCATCCACGAGACGGGCCGACAGGGGACCGACCACTTCTCGGACTCGGAGATTCAGACCCGCCACGAGGACCCGCACAAGGCCGAACAGCGCATCTTCTTCGAGGCGGTCCGCGACGGCGTGGCCCCGACGATGAACACGGTCGAGCAGGCGCTGGAGGTCCAGCGCATCATCGACGCTATCTACCGCTCCCACGAGGAAGAGCGCGCGATTCAGCTCGGGTAG
- a CDS encoding thioredoxin family protein, with translation METTEPNPTWDAAAHSEVVDAFEAGVGEVTYRVWGADWCGDCRSALPDFFAALEAAGVADDQIEVYEVDRDKQGPKVDEYDVSLIPTVVVEHGDEEIARFEESEDRPAAEYVAERLLDADVMA, from the coding sequence ATGGAGACGACCGAACCGAATCCGACGTGGGACGCCGCTGCGCACAGCGAAGTCGTCGACGCCTTCGAGGCCGGCGTCGGCGAAGTCACCTACCGCGTCTGGGGCGCCGACTGGTGTGGCGACTGCCGGTCCGCGCTCCCCGACTTCTTCGCGGCGCTGGAGGCCGCGGGCGTGGCCGACGACCAGATCGAGGTGTACGAGGTGGACCGCGACAAGCAGGGACCGAAGGTCGATGAGTACGACGTGTCGCTCATCCCGACCGTGGTAGTCGAACACGGCGACGAGGAGATAGCGCGCTTCGAGGAGTCCGAGGACCGACCCGCGGCGGAGTACGTCGCCGAGCGTCTGCTCGATGCCGACGTGATGGCCTAA
- a CDS encoding DUF7504 family protein, whose product MSAGSSGYRGGGSGGDANASEDSPRFLDVLRELKADGCNLLVVGDAPRPLFTEASADLLGGTDERRYRLLAVTDASAQSVVERLPDPEETPGEFAETTEIVNHASPPRSVVESDGPLETPRLGDLSERRVVDPQLAGLQAELAESMAAFNRHAGGLHPAQLRVGVDSLGALFEHYDAGVVHRCLQVVTGYVADYDAMGHYVLTEPYDAERVSRLADDFDAVVEIRAVDSAKDDHHAEERWHVDNHDLVTDWFPM is encoded by the coding sequence ATGAGTGCAGGGAGTTCCGGGTATCGGGGTGGCGGCTCGGGCGGCGACGCGAATGCCTCGGAGGATTCGCCTCGGTTTCTCGACGTACTCCGGGAGTTGAAGGCCGACGGGTGTAACCTGCTGGTGGTCGGTGACGCGCCGCGCCCCCTGTTCACCGAGGCCAGCGCGGACCTACTCGGGGGGACCGACGAACGGCGCTACCGCCTGCTCGCGGTGACGGACGCGAGCGCCCAGAGCGTCGTCGAGCGCCTGCCCGACCCCGAGGAGACGCCGGGGGAGTTCGCCGAGACGACCGAAATAGTCAACCACGCGTCGCCCCCGCGGTCGGTCGTGGAGAGCGACGGACCGCTCGAAACCCCGCGGTTGGGCGACCTCTCGGAGCGGCGCGTCGTGGACCCGCAACTCGCGGGCTTGCAGGCGGAGTTGGCCGAGTCGATGGCGGCGTTCAACCGCCACGCCGGCGGGCTTCACCCGGCGCAATTGCGCGTCGGCGTCGATTCGCTCGGCGCGCTCTTCGAACACTACGACGCCGGCGTCGTGCACCGCTGTCTGCAGGTCGTCACTGGCTACGTCGCCGACTACGACGCGATGGGCCACTACGTCCTGACCGAACCGTACGACGCCGAGCGCGTCTCCCGACTCGCCGACGACTTCGACGCCGTGGTCGAGATTCGTGCGGTCGATTCCGCGAAAGACGACCACCACGCAGAGGAGCGGTGGCACGTCGATAATCACGACCTCGTGACCGACTGGTTCCCGATGTGA
- the cyaB gene encoding class IV adenylate cyclase — protein sequence MYEVEVKVPADHAEVRERLDALGADPVNAVEQEDTYYDAPHREFAETDEALRVRRESPEDADSFAELTYKGPLVEAESKTRREVETEVAEGEAAGDILAALGFDPAATVRKERERFALDGYTVTLDAVNGLGEFVEIETEVADEDAVEAAREEAFEILRELELDPEDQIRTSYLGLLLEAESEP from the coding sequence ATGTACGAAGTCGAAGTGAAGGTCCCGGCCGACCACGCCGAGGTCCGCGAGCGACTCGACGCGCTCGGTGCCGACCCGGTGAACGCGGTCGAACAGGAGGACACCTACTACGACGCGCCCCACCGCGAGTTCGCCGAGACCGACGAGGCGCTTCGCGTCCGTCGGGAATCGCCCGAAGACGCCGACTCGTTCGCGGAACTCACCTACAAGGGACCGCTCGTGGAGGCCGAGTCGAAGACCCGCCGCGAAGTCGAGACCGAAGTCGCGGAGGGCGAGGCCGCAGGCGACATCCTCGCGGCGCTCGGGTTCGACCCCGCTGCGACCGTCCGGAAGGAGCGCGAGCGGTTCGCGCTCGACGGCTACACCGTCACGCTCGACGCGGTGAACGGGTTGGGCGAGTTCGTGGAAATCGAGACCGAAGTGGCCGACGAGGACGCGGTCGAGGCGGCGCGCGAGGAGGCGTTCGAGATTCTGCGGGAGTTGGAGTTGGACCCCGAGGACCAGATTCGGACCTCGTATCTGGGACTGCTGTTGGAAGCGGAGTCGGAGCCGTAG
- a CDS encoding DUF5804 family protein gives MTRVCLVGADGVDLRTELLTRETAREALATYDLREEYRNSLVLDTISLGSAVSLVNDLNWYLVRFTDDALVLEPSVSETEWLSRNLAEAVRDGAIDPEATDEYLKVYGLTAEGELVEPMYLTRQDGELPDYDLRDVDDTVVVRVTESEFGD, from the coding sequence GTGACTCGGGTCTGTCTCGTCGGAGCCGACGGCGTGGACCTCCGGACCGAACTCCTCACGCGGGAGACCGCACGCGAGGCGCTGGCGACCTACGACCTCCGCGAGGAGTATCGCAACTCGCTGGTGCTGGACACCATCAGCCTCGGGTCCGCGGTCTCCCTGGTGAACGACCTCAACTGGTATCTCGTCCGATTCACCGACGACGCGCTCGTCCTCGAACCGAGCGTCAGCGAGACCGAGTGGCTCTCTCGGAACCTCGCCGAGGCGGTCCGCGACGGTGCAATCGACCCCGAAGCGACCGACGAGTATCTGAAGGTGTACGGCCTGACCGCCGAGGGCGAACTCGTGGAACCGATGTACCTGACCCGCCAAGACGGCGAGTTGCCCGACTACGACCTCCGAGACGTGGACGACACCGTGGTCGTGCGCGTGACGGAATCCGAGTTCGGCGACTGA